The Fusarium falciforme chromosome 4, complete sequence genomic interval ATTCCCCAGCAGACGCCTTTCCAGAAGAACCAGCCGGACGAGAAGCATGTCGTGGAGAATATCCCACTTGCGCGCATGCTGCACGAGGATCCACGAGAAGCTTTGTTGAAGTACgctgacaaggccaagagtgATCCCATGTTCACCAAGGCCTGGAGTAAGACGCAGCCTGAGACTCAGTACGCCGAGTtgagcgacgaggaggaagcgggCCCTGACAAGAAGAGGCTCAAGAGGTGAGGGCGCTGATGCATCCTGACCAATTCCCTGCCGTCGGGACAAGAGTCCAGCAAACGGACAGTCCAGACCAAAGAAGTTTCTTTTCTAGGCTCCGTGTAACATGCCTTGAGCCATTCCGTAACAGCACCGGGGCGCAGCCACTCCAGGAATCTGCAACCAAGGCCAGGCAGGATTGGTTTTCCACCCGCCCGTTTGTGGAGCTCGAAGCCACAGTGTTTGTGAGAATGAGGGCGACGATCTCGCTTCCAAACGGACACCTGCTCGATATCTTTTGTGCTTCAGAATATCAACCATGGAGAATACACCCTGACAGCAGCGCGAGGGTGCTTGGGGATGTCACGTGCTTGTAATGATAGTCAACCAACTAGCCAACCAGAAGCATCATATTGCTTATCTAATACAGAAATCCTGGGTGCCTCAGGCCCCATTGGAGCCTGCATGCTTGCGGTCCCCTCTTGCAGGGGGCCGTGCTGAAAAATACTGTGCCCAGCCGCCTCAATACCGCACCAACCATCACGCCGCATCTTGTCCAGCTGTGTCTTCACTACTCCCCCATCATCAACCGGCGAGTGCGCGCATCCAAAAAATCGCCAGGGCCCTCTCAAACCATCGGCTCCCATCTCGAGAAGTCGCCAAATCCGTGTTGCACGCGATTTGCACGCCGCCCCGATCCCCGGCACCGGCCCCAAACGCGCCCGGTCGCCACATCACACACTTTTCCTTTCAGTCCTCGACCTTTCTTGAAGCCTCGAGTGTCCTTCTCGTGACTCTCGCCGCGCTCCTACTTACTCTGAGGCCGCGGTCCACGCCAAGGCTGTCCCACGCGCCCTCCACGACGTGTCGCTCTCACCTCGACCATCCTGACAACTTTTTTCCCACCCATTGCCTTTCCGTTCCGACCTCGACGCGCTCGTTTTCGCTCCTACTTTCTTGAACAAGAcgttttttccttttcgcGACAACCCCCGATACGCTAGGCGGCTTGCGCGACGACCACCGGCCGCGAATACCTCGCACGACATGCAACATAGGTAGCCGTCACTACATCGAGATATTTACTCTTTATACTGTCCAAGGGCATCGCGTCTCCCGACCACTTCACCACCATGGCGTCGGTGCAAGCTCCTCCGGCGGTCCAGCACCCCGGCGCGCCTATGCCCGCAGGCATGACCAAGCAGCAGGCTGAAGAGGTTTTCAGGGTATGAGCTTCTGTTGACGCGCCCGTTATGTGTCAATTCATACTGGCGCGGAACCTTGATTTAGTACGGCCCATACTGACGCGTCTTTGATAGAAACTGAAGCAGATGAAAGACCAGGGCGTCTCCCAGAGTGACCCCGAATTCATCAAGGCATCGCAGTTCTTGATTAActttcaacaacagcagcacatGCGCCGCAGCCAGCAACAGTATttgcaacagcaacagcagctcCAAttacaacagcagcaacagcaacagcagatGCAAAACGCGACCAATGGTGTATCTACCAATGGTGTCCAACCTGTCCGTCCCCAGCAGGCCACTCCCCAAGCCACGCAACCTCCTTCCAACGCGCTCAGCGCATCGGCGATGCCGACTCAGAATACCTCGACGCCAGCCTCCGCAGGTACCTCTCCATCAACTGCGTCGACTCCAAACCACTTCActcagcagcagctcggCCTCTTGAGGCAACAGATCCACGCGTTCAAGCTCCTCGGAAAGAACGCCGGTGTTTCTGCACAGCTGCAACAAGCCATTTTCAACCAGCGTCAGCGCAGACAGGCTGCCGTTGCCGATGCTCCTCAGGGGGCACACCCCGTCAAGCCTAGCCAGCCTGGCCCCGACGCCGGCAAGGCTTCGCAAGATGGCCCTGAGCCCGACACACAAGACGAGAGCTCACAGGCTCCCAAGGCGCACACCTTCAAAACGGTCAAATCTCCCTACGGCACTAGCATGATCCGCTCCTCTATCAAGTACTTTGATCATTCGCAACGCAAGAACCGATGGTTTATTCCGGGCGTCTTCCCCACCGGGATTGACTTCGACCACCTGAGATATGAACGGGAAGTTGTCGTCTCAAATAGGATGAGACAACGATATGCCGAGTTGAAGAACCTGCCCGGAGACCTGGCTCATTGGGATTCGTCCAAAGAGAACCTGGAGGCCGATGATACTCTGAAGCGCAAGGCAATTATTGAGATGAAGAGCATTGCGCTGTACGCTAAGCAAAGGGCGCTCCGGGACAAGATTGGTCGTCAGATGATGCATTATGACAACCTTGCCATGACTACCAACAGGTCCAACTACCGTCGCATGAAGAAGCAGAATGTTCGTGAGGCTCGCATCaccgagaagctcgagaagcagcaaCGCGACGCCCGCGAGAAtcgggagaagaagaagcacagCGACTTCCTCCGTGCCATCTTCAGCCACCAACAAGAAGTCACAGAGTCCGCTGCCTCCCAGCGCACCAAGTCGCACAAGCTGGCACGTCTCATGTACCAGCAGCACTTCAACATTGAGAAGGAAGAGCAGAAGCGCATTGAGAGGAACGCGAAGCAACGTCTGCAGGCTCTTAaggccgatgatgaagaggcatACCTCAAGCTGCTTGATCAAGCCAAGGATACTCGTATCACTCACTTGCTCAGGCAGACCGATGGCTTCCTCAACCAGCTGGCGTCGTCGGTTAAGGCCCAACAGCGCCAGGCTGCTGAGCGTTACGGTGACGAAATCGAGCCAgccatggaggaggagagcgaCTACGATGAGGAAGGAGAGAGCAACAAGAAGATCGACTACTATGCTGTGGCACATCGTATTCGGGAGGAGGTTACTGAGCAGGCCAACATTCTCGTTGGTGGAAAGCTCAAGGAGTACCAGGTCAAGGGTCTTCAGTGGATGATTTCCCTTTACAACAACAACCTCAACGGTATCCTGGCTGATGAAATGGGTCTCGGAAAGACGATTCAGACCATCAGTCTGATTACCTACCTCATCGAGCGAAAGCAGCAGCCTGGACCCTATCTGGTCATCGTTCCCCTCAGTACCCTCACCAACTGGAACCTGGAGTTTGAGCGATGGGCGCCTTCTGTGAGCCGCATTGTCTACAAGGGCCCCCCCAACGCTCGTAAACAGCAGCAGGATAAGATCCGCCAAGGCAAGTTCCAGGTCCTCCTAACAACCTACGAGTACATCATCAAGGATCGACCCGTTCTCAGCAAGATCAAGTGGTTCCACATGATCATCGACGAAGGTCACCGAATGAAGAACTCCAACTCCAAGTTGAGCGCCACCATCCAACAATACTACCACACCCGCTTCCGACTCATTCTCACTGGTACCCCGCTGCAAAACAACCTGGCCGAGTTGTGGGCTATGCTCAACTTTGTTCTGCCCAACATCTTCAAGTCTTCCAAGACCTTCGACGATTGGTTCAATACCCCCTTCGCCAACACCGGTGGCCAAGATAAGATGGAGCTTACGGAAGAAGAGCAAATTCTCGTCATTCGTCGTCTGCACAAGGTCCTGCGTCCCTTCTTGCTCCGCCGTTTGAAGAAGGATGTCGAGAAGGATCTTCCAGACAAGACGGAAAAGGTCATCAAGTGCAAGTTCTCTGCTCTTCAGTCCAAGCTGTACAAGCAGATGGTTACGCACAACAAGCTCGTTGTCAGCGATGGCAAGGGCGGCAAGACTGGTGCTCGTGGTCTGAGCAACATGATTATGCAACTTCGAAAGCTTTGCAACCATCCGTTTGTGTTTGATGTTGTCGAGAACGTCATGAACCCTTTGAGCATCAGTAACGATCTGCTGTGGCGAACTGCGGGCAAGTTCGAATTGCTTGATCGAATTCTGCCCAAGTATCAGGCAACCGGACATCGAGTCCTGATGTTTTTCCAGATGACTGCGATTATGGACATCATGGAGGACTACCTGCGTTACAAGCGAGTCGAGTATCTCCGACTGGACGGTACAACAAAGTCGGATGAGCGTTCTGACTTGCTCCGAGAGTTCAACCAGCCCGACTCCAAGTACTTCATGTTCTTGCTCTCGACCCGTGCTGGTGGTCTCGGTCTCAACTTGCAAACCGCCGATACCGTCATCATCTACGACTCCGATTGGAACCCTCACCAGGATTTGCAGGCTCAGGATCGTGCGCATCGTATTGGTCAGAAGAACGAAGTCCGTATTCTCCGACTTATCAGCTCGAACTCGGTGGAAGAGAAGATTCTGGAACGAGCGCGATTCAAGTTGGATATGGATGGCAAGGTCATTCAAGCCGGTCGTTTTGATAATAAGTCGTCGGAAACAGATCGTGATGCAATGCTTCGAACACTTCTGGAAACTGCCGATATGGCCGAGTCTGGTGAacaagatgagatggaagacgaggagctcaacaTGATGCTGGCTCGCAGTGACGCCGAGATGGCCCTTTTCCAGAAGATGGATGAGGAGCGACAGAAGATCTCGCCTTATGGCAAGCCAGGTGGCAAACCTCGACTCATGGGCGAGGATGAGTTGCCTGACATCTACCTCAACGAAGGCAACCCCATCTCGGAGGAGACGGAAGAGGTTGTCCTTGGCCGTGGAGCTCGTGAGCGCACCAAGGTTCGATACGATGATGGCCTCACGGAAGAGCAGTGGCTCATGGCAgtggatgacgacgaggactctcccgaggcggcggcggcccgTAAACAGGCTCGCAAGGACAAGCGAGAAGTCAACAAGCTAAAGAGGCAGGCCATAGGCAACTCGATGGGCGGGTCACCTGCAGCCAGTCGCGCCAGCACGGAAGAAATCGAGACTCCAAAGAAGCGAGGACGCAAGCCTGGCAGCAAGAacgagaagcgcaaggctgAGGACGGAGAGGAGCCACCGGCTAAGAAGCGACGCGGACCACAAGGTCGCCCCAGCAAGGTCAGCCTCGAGTCGCGtattcctcctcatcaacgcGAGGTGCTGCAGAAGAGTCTTCGAACTCTGTATGAGGCTCTGATGACTCTGGAAGTGGATGACATTGAACCACCAGAGGATGACGAGTCCGATCCTGGAAAGCGCCTCATCATCGGTCCTTTTGTCAAGCTGCCCCCCAAGCGTGACTACGCCGACTACTACGTCATCATCCAGAATCCCATCTGCATGAACCAGATCCAGACACGGATTAAGAAGGAGGAATACACGTGCCTGAGCGCGATGCGAAAGGACATTGAGCTGATGATCCGCAACTGCCAAACCTACAACGAGGATGGAAGCATCCTGTACCAGGATGCTAAGATCATGGAGGTGAGTGATTGTGCTATGAGAGGATTGATTGTGAACACATTTCTGACCCGTTTTAGGaattcttcaacaccaagtatCAAGAAGAAATGGCAGCACATGCCGAGCTTCAAGAGCTTGAAGAGGGAGGCAACGAGAGCTCGGTAGCCCCCTCAGGAAGCGGCGGCACACCACAGCCCAGCGGAACGCGGATCAAGTTAATTTCGAGCAGCTCCAGGGAACCGAATGGTGGCAGCACTGCGGCCCAGAGCGACGAGGAATGAGAGACGTGCTGCATCGACACTGACACCGACAGAGGATGGAGAAATTGATGCGGAAAATGTACAACAAGGGCGTCTAAATCATTTGATCGCATTGGTTCTTGAGAGCGGCCATAGATGGCGCTTGGGCAGGGATCGCGAGGGGACTGACTGACTGTTTGATGATATATGCAACGGCGTTGGGCAGGATGGGTGACATAAACATTATTCCAGGAAAGGATGAAAGCCAAGCAAGGATGAAGCAAAGGGGAGGAAGGAAATCAAATACCAAATAAGAAAGATAGTCATCGTCCAAGGTCGATTTCCTCGGCGGGCAGGGCCAAAGAGgagagcttggagatggtATCAAGCTCGCAAGGGGCTGGCCAAGTTGGTCTTTTCTGCAGAGATAAAGTAGCTAGTTGTATTGTAATAGAAGTTGAGACAACCAAGTCGGCCTTGCTAAACCGTGAATGATCATTTAGTACTGAGACTTGGAGCTGCAGGTGGCTGTACCGTATGGATGGCGTTTCTAGGTCAGGTGTCTGTGTGTCCGTCTCTGGTCTTGTGGATTCCTGCCAGGCAGCTCAACCGTTGAATCTCTACTTTATACATCATTCGCCACACGAACCGTGGCATCTACATATAACCTGCACTTTCCAGCCAATAGACAGTAGACAATCAGCACCACCCATTACAAAAGTAGATGGATGGGTCGtcgacaagatgaagaagactcTTCTCCTCTGTTTCATCCACGGCTTCAAGGTTGGTGGTAGTGCTTTGCCCCTCCCCCGCAATGTCAGCGGCTGACTTGTCTTATCACTCCAGGGCGGCGAGGACACGTTTGGTGTCGACTACCAATTCACAAAAGACCTGCGCGACCTCGTCGCAGAGGCTCTTCCCAAGGTCAATGTTGAAGCCGTTGTGTATCCCAAGTATGAGACTCGTGGGGATCTGGGCCAGTGCGTGAGTCGCTTCCGCGACTGGTGAGTGCCGAATATCCAAGGATGTATATCACAGCCACTGATCAAGATTATCTAGGCTCCAGAACAAGGTCATCGACATGGAGGTCGCGGCTGGTACACCGTCGCCGACTATAGAGCCTTCTGTACGCACCATCCTCATCGGACATTCCATGGGAGGCATCGTCGCTGCTGAGATGCTCATCGGCCTGGCCTCTGAGAGGCCCATCTACACACAGGACGGCATCGAAAAGTCAGAGACGCCCACGTTCAATGCCCTCATGTTTCCCTACATCCAGGGCGTCCTAGCCTTTGACACTCCCTACCTTGGAATCTCCCCAGGAGTCGTGGCTCATGGCGCCGAGGCCCAGTATTCGAATGCGGCGCAGGCTGCCAGCGCTATCTCGCAGCTCAGCGGCCTCGGCGCATCGCTCTGGGGAGCCAAGCAGGCCAGCTCACCGTCTACATCCCCGGCACCTCCAAAGACGGTCGGCGCCCTTCCGGCTCCCCCAGCGGCATCGGGCGGTGGATGGGGGAAATGGGGCAAGATGGCCATGTACGCGGGAGCTGCGGGAGCAGTGGCTGCTGGAGGTGCGGCAGCCTGGATGAACCGCGATAACCTGAGCGAGGGTTTCTCGTGGGCGACATCACACCTTGAGTTTGTTGGGTGTCTTGCCCGAGGAGAGGAGCTGCGTAAGAGAGTAGCATTTCTCCTACAGCTTCGAGAAGAACTGGATGTGGGCTTTGCCAACCTATACACCAGGCTTGGGAAGGCAGCTCCGCCCAAGCAGACCAACGTTGTCGGGACGGTACTCGGTCCAGACAGGACGTTTTGCAATCTTCCCAAGAAGCAGCCCGGAGGGACATGGAAAGAGGCCGTCAATGACAAGGCGACGGACGAGACGGGGGCGCATATGCGTGAGTTATCCATGATGCGATCCAGATACACTGATGGACTAACGATTACTAGACATGTTTACTCCCAGGGAGAACCCAGGGTATGACAAGCTGGCACAAGATGCGACAGACTTGATCGCGGAGTGGCTTCAGAATGGATGGTACGAGACAAGtgctgaggagaagccaaTGATTGAGGATGCACCTATCGAGGAGGCTCCCTTGGCTTGAGCAAATCGCTCGAGTTAGAGTGTTGGCTTTCTAGTTAAATTGGCTTCTATTTTCTAGACTTTATTATCCTGGGCTTTGTCGATATCCCTGTTATACAATTACACATTGCTTCTAATGCACGTAGTGTTTCTATCCCAGACACAAAATCGCTTCTTTTTATCCACCTCCTTTTTCATCTGCCTGCTCTATCCTTTACTGGGCCTTTCCgctctcggccttgaggttgCGCATAACCTTGCGTCTCTGGGTCATCATGTGAGTGTACAGGATGTAAGATCCTATTCGTAGTCAGCACCAAGACCCTGTCTTTCTCTTCAGCAATAGTATCCGTATCCACTCACCAGGAACATAGATGCCCAGGATAGTGTAGAGAGCCCACTTGTACGGGTCGCCCAGCTCGGCGGCAGGCTCGGTAGCCAGCCAGATGAGGGTGCACTCGCTAAAGATGCCGATGGGGTAGAGCACGAAGAAGGTGTTGTAGCGCAGCCAGGTCAGGGCCTTGGGCTGGAAGCCCGACAGCGTGAGGGCGAAGAAGGAGTAGCGGATGATCTCGGTGACGGACCAGGCGACTAGCATGGACGAGTAGAAGGGCGACTGGGCGAGGTAGGGGAAGACGTCGACGATGCAccagacgaggaggaagcgcgACGAGACCTGCATGAGGGTCGTGACGAGGGGAGCGCGAACGACGCCTGGAAAATATTAGCCTTGAGCTTTCGAGGTATAGATTAGGGGGGAATTACCGAGCAGAGAGTGCAGAACCTCCATGCCAGCCAGCGTCTGCGTCCACTTTGTAAACTCGCCAGCATACGGATACACAAACTCAGGTCCATGGAGGACAAACAGGGAGACGGTGCGGCCGAGGACCGTCGCCCACAGCACGGTCGAGATGAAGTTGTAGAGGACGAGGTAGGCCTTGTTGAGGAACGAggcctgcttcttgggcCTCGCGGCGGGGGCGTCGGCGGCCATCTTGGGAGATTTTGATTGAGGCGGGAGAACGAGAATTGGAAACCGGGATCGTGAGGTTGAAGTCGGGAGTGCTGGGGATGAATGTTGAGAATGCCACCTTCAATTCAATGTCCAAGTTGCCT includes:
- a CDS encoding Very-long-chain (3R)-3-hydroxyacyl-CoA dehydratase, which produces MAADAPAARPKKQASFLNKAYLVLYNFISTVLWATVLGRTVSLFVLHGPEFVYPYAGEFTKWTQTLAGMEVLHSLLGVVRAPLVTTLMQVSSRFLLVWCIVDVFPYLAQSPFYSSMLVAWSVTEIIRYSFFALTLSGFQPKALTWLRYNTFFVLYPIGIFSECTLIWLATEPAAELGDPYKWALYTILGIYVPGSYILYTHMMTQRRKVMRNLKAESGKAQ